The genomic window GGCGGCTGCAAAACACCAACATCTCCCCCAGTTCGCTTGCCGTCGTGATCATGCATCACCGAGGTTTATTATTTGCCGAACAGAACCAAGTAGAAAAAGCCCAGCAGTCCCTGGCCAATGCTTTGGCCTTGTCCAACCGCAACGCGGACATTCTGATCGCCATGTACCGCTTGCCCGGCGAGGAGGAATGGAGATCCAAGGTACGGAGGGAACTGGACGCCATGACTACCATGTTTGAAGAGTACGTGTTTGCCAACGAAAGGGACTATCGCGAGTCCAACAGCCCCACCAATGCCGAGCAACTGGCCACTGCCCTGAATCAGTACGCGTGGCTGGTCTCCAACACTGAAGGCGATTACCGCCGCGCTCTGCGGTACAGTCAGCGCTCGCTGGAACTGCAGCCCGACGACCCGATGCTGCTCGATACCTGCGGCCGCTGCTACTTTGCCATCGGCGATTATAAAAACGCCGTCCGCTTGCAGACCCGGGCCGTCAAACTTGGCGGCGAAGACCCCGCCGTCCACCGCCAACTGAAAGAATTCCAAGCCGCCCTGGACGCTTCGGCGGAATCCTCTTCATGACGATGACGCCTCCGCTGACCACGCCCGATCCCACGCCGGCTCCCGCCACACCGGCTCCTGCCACACCGGCTCCGACGCTGCCGGGCAAGACGACGCCGCCAGCAGAGCCAGTGCCGGGCACGTCGGTGATGACGGGGTCCACGGTGATTGCGTGGCTGGTTGGTTTGACCGCGGTGGTCGCCGCGGCCGCTATGCTGCGGTTTGAAGCGCCACGCACCGTGCTGCTGCCCTGGTCGGACGTCGCCCTGCCGGAATCCTGTGGCGCCCAGCGGATGCTGGGAATCGACTGCCCCGGTTGCGGCTTAACCCGCAGTTTTATCCTCACCGCTCATGGGCGGCTGGGAGACGCGTTTCAGATGCATCCCGCCGGCACGCTGGCCTTTATCGTTTTGACGCTGATCATCCCGCTGCGACTCTGGCAAGGCTACCGCGTTGCTATCGGTCGTCCGCCCCGCAGCACCGTGATGGCCGAAGTCTGGGTGCTGTTATCGCTGCTGGTCCTAAGTTTCGTCTGGTGGGGGATCAAGCTGGTCAGCCAACCGCCCTGGCTGAGCTGAAGCCGACAGCGCGGGCGCGTCCAAACTCAAGGACTGCGCGTCCCACCAACGGTGCAAGCTGTCGCTCGCCGCTTGTGTGACAGCACACCGGTATTTCCCGTCGGACAGCTGTTCACACAGACCCAGCGTTTGCATCAGAGCCAATGTTTTGTCGACGTCAAAATCGACTTCCAATTCAATGGATTCTCGCAGGATGCGTTCGACGCGGCGTTTTAAACGACGGCGGCTGATCGCCTCTTGCTGGCTGAGCATCGCGTAGTAGCCCAACAGGACTTCGTTATATCGCTGCTGCTGGGCTTCTTCACGCAGCCGGTAGATCACGCCCGCGTTGCTGTCGAGCTTCTGATGGTACAGGCTGCGTGTGAGGTTCAGCATGTAGCGATTGCGGGTCTGAAAATAGTTCAGCACCGATTTGACCACGTACCCCACCGCCGCCAGCACCAGTCCCAGCAAGATCGCCGCCGTGTAGACACTCAGCGCCGCCACCAGCAAAGCCGTGCGGACGATTTTCCAGATCGTCATGCCGATCCCGCCCAGGCTGGGAACCACGATCCGCGTGCGGTCGATCCAACTGATTCGCACCCGTGTGCCGGGCAGCAGCATGTCGACGTCCAGCTTGGGAATGTTTTTGAACATTCTCAGATGCAACTGTTTGGGATCCAGGGCGTCGCTGGGGTTGTAGTCGTCGACCAATTGAAACACGACCACCACGCGCTGATAGATGGGCACTTCGACCAACTGCTCGCGCCAGGGAAGGTTCCAAACACGCAGTCGGCGGACGCCCATGATGTCACCCCGGGTATACACGGCCAACTGTTTGAATACATTGAAGTCGACGTGCAGCGGTACGCCCCACTGGCTGGCCACGCCCACGGCCGCCTCGATATCGGTTCGCGACAGAGGCGAATAGTTCGCCGCCAGCAACACTCGGCGTATCGCTTCGGTACAGGATTCCGCGGCGGCATTGATCGCCTCGCTGGCCTGCCGCTCGGCATCGGTTTCGCTGGCGGCACCACGGACGCTGCCCGCACGGGGCTCATTGACCGCATGGGTGTCGGCGGCACGGTCACCCGGCGTCTGCTCTGCGGTCGCTTCGGAATCCGCTTCGGCAGCGGGTTGGGGACGGGTTTCGTTGTCG from Roseimaritima ulvae includes these protein-coding regions:
- a CDS encoding TMEM143 family protein, yielding MSSIQSLRNFLKQSTTGEYIAADAPHWALEPFIPMASADLQQCLLDRDELTADQQAGLVSLGSVLGQVLHHYGRRGQAELNRRYVALDPDNETRPQPAAEADSEATAEQTPGDRAADTHAVNEPRAGSVRGAASETDAERQASEAINAAAESCTEAIRRVLLAANYSPLSRTDIEAAVGVASQWGVPLHVDFNVFKQLAVYTRGDIMGVRRLRVWNLPWREQLVEVPIYQRVVVVFQLVDDYNPSDALDPKQLHLRMFKNIPKLDVDMLLPGTRVRISWIDRTRIVVPSLGGIGMTIWKIVRTALLVAALSVYTAAILLGLVLAAVGYVVKSVLNYFQTRNRYMLNLTRSLYHQKLDSNAGVIYRLREEAQQQRYNEVLLGYYAMLSQQEAISRRRLKRRVERILRESIELEVDFDVDKTLALMQTLGLCEQLSDGKYRCAVTQAASDSLHRWWDAQSLSLDAPALSASAQPGRLADQLDPPPDET
- a CDS encoding DUF2752 domain-containing protein, giving the protein MTMTPPLTTPDPTPAPATPAPATPAPTLPGKTTPPAEPVPGTSVMTGSTVIAWLVGLTAVVAAAAMLRFEAPRTVLLPWSDVALPESCGAQRMLGIDCPGCGLTRSFILTAHGRLGDAFQMHPAGTLAFIVLTLIIPLRLWQGYRVAIGRPPRSTVMAEVWVLLSLLVLSFVWWGIKLVSQPPWLS